catcttgtcgtatttgtatcatcagaatctccaatactaaaatgaacaacaatggagataacgggcaaccttgtcttgttcctttactaatcgtcaatttcttggtcaattcatcattcactacaattgctgcagtctggtctctatagatttctttaattgctctgatgaatctttctcccaattgtagcttttccatagtggcaaacaaaaagtcccagtttaaattgtcaaacgctttttcagcgtctacaaagaagaaaccaacctctttatcacaacgcttatcatagtattcaatagcattgatcactgtccttaaattgtctcttatttgtctgtctggcaaaaagcctgcttgttcttcctctatgacttccgagagccaccccttcagtctctccgccaatatcttcgcaaaaattttatagtcattgttaagtagtgatataggtctgtaatttttcacgttagtcaaatcttggccctctttagggatcaatgatatattcgcttcgctccaagtgtctggaattctttgatccctaaaaactccattcatcacctcttttaggaatggtgccagttcattggccattgtcttatagaatttagccgtaagtccatctggccctggcgcctttcctagatttgcagattgtattgccttacttatttcctcatcggttacttcactattcaacttgtttctccaagcttccgagatctctggaagtttagttttctccaaatatgatgctattgattctttggttacttcttttttattatacagcttagcataaaatttataaaaggctctactaatggtagtctgttccagatacgttttgttttcttcacagattttatttattattttcttttcccttttcttcttcaattgccatgccaaatatttcccaggtttattagcaccctcaaaagctttttgattcagtcttttaaggttccactccaattctttattactcattgctgttaactgttcttgaagaattttaatttcctgatatattttctttttccctggtctcttttttaactgtgcttctttggcctttattttctcctcaatctcttgtcttttctcctctttctttttccttgctctgccatttaagtccattagtatgccccttacaaccgccttgtaagcatcccaaactttattggttggtacttctttattcacgttgtattgtataaaaaactttgtctctcttctcaatatttccatattctcactttcctgtaacaagtcctcatttattctccaggctttccttctcctcctttttccaaatttccacataattggattgtgatctgagcctaccatcggcattatttctacctccttagtccataacgctaagtcctttgaggcccagatcatatcaattcttgataatgtaaaatgccttgcagaataaaaagtaaactgcttggttttaggatattctctcctccatacgtcttcgagagtctcttgttgaatcaactcaaaaaaaagctttggcaatagtcctcttttcttttgtgctgttgtagtctttttgtctagttccaactctgtcactccattgaaatctccagcaagaattatctggtcatatacaagatcgtctaaatgcttccttaaatcctcaaagaagctttcctttgcaccgttaggtgcataaagtccgactaccaacactctctttaaattccaattacattccactgctacaaatctagcttccacatctctcataacaaattttggctgcagctcctcttttatgtacaacaccactcctctttttttcttgttagaggccgctacaaattctttgcccaattttccagattttaaatattttacatcctgttttctaatatgggtctcctgcaaacaaacaatatcacatttttgttttagtagccaatgaaaaatatttttcctcttattcggtgagtttagtccatttacattccaagataatactttacactccatattcatggttttgttggtaagtctttttcattgtccttgataaatctctccatctcccgctcagatctgatgcgtttttttgcccctccaaactcaaaggacactccttccggtaactcccatctgtacctgatattcatgtccttcaaagtctgaattagcactctgtattttttcctgtccagtaacactgatctgggtagttccttcattatgataatcgtcttgccatcaatctccaatggatcttgaaattgttttgtcacaatcctctctttcatgtttctagttgtaaactgcacaatcacatcccttggtagtttcctctgggttgcaattctcgagttcacacggtacgccacatctaggatagccacaatttcctcctcctccttccccaggtaatcagccaacacctcagtcatctgttcttgcgctgacttcccttccacttccggcagaccacgaaaacgaagctgcttctccatgtgtttagtttctgcaactgacatcctccccttcaccagtctcatctctgtttgttgcgtgtctattaaattctccatcgcgtcttctactgttttaactctctgctgcgttccttgtaattcactactaatcgtttccacgccttttttcacttctgacagctccgactttactgtctgtgtaacttctttgacctctttaataagctccagtttcgtgtccttaagttctttcatcatgtctataagttttttgtccaaattttctatcgccgattgccactcttttttcgacatcgtggggcttgctttagctcgctcccacgaatctgctctcttccttagctccgtggcgtatatttaaacgttttccttttttttcaaatgtcccaatctttgccaaaattaatttttttatatccaaaatgtcgggcgtcttttctctatggtttctctatattattgtaatccaagatggcctacttcctcttccgctgaagccgcgacccttcccctttcaaaaatggcgattccctgcttcctgtccgtcggcaagggccgcttccctccagccactctattgttgttacgcacttcctgtctcccgtcttcccacagcaggtctcgcgatggtgtctttttcccacagctccgaaaccacaggtattcaaaacaatagtccaatttttgcaataacttctttaaatttagtctcttttaaaatacaactcctgccgagtcttcgcctccttttcactagtctgttgcagtttaaaaatctactttctttcttctctgtttttatcaatctgtcccgtttcaagagatagcgatctttaccttctcttcagctttctcgggttgtaatcgctgtttcgatcttaaattctcctctcgacttccctccccgatcgaagcttgggtatgtaggtcttatgccagccgaattggccccaaaactgccgcagagattatagccgacccgtcgcaaggtgggacctcaaggatcaggggggagactccttgtgtagagccccccctcgtccgagatctaactcaccctagggtcttgagcgttctttgcctgctccccgcctgagagcagtcggccgcgggttattttcacccctccggccggttaaaacggcagtccggtcagctccgcaaatggagctgcgttagacctccatgaatcccaaaccggaagtccgcatatggattggtacttgatgtgctaatcttctctgcagggctattgtcggggatagaatgttttgttagcctggtgtttttcagaactggaaaccatgctctgttcattcttaaggtttcttctttcctgttgaagttttgcttatgcttgtgaatttcaatggcttccctgtgcagtctgacaaagtagttggaagtgttgtccagtattttggtgtcctggaataagatactgtgccctgtttgagttaggctatgttcagccactgctgatttttcaggttgtccaagtctgcagtgtctttcatgttcttttattcttgtctggatgctacgctttgtggtcccgatgtaaacttgtccacagctgcagggtatacggtatactcctgcagaggtgagggggtctctactgtcttttgctgatcgtagcgtctgttgtatttttcgggtgggtctgaatactgcttgaaggttatgctttttcataagctttcccatctgatcggtaattcctttgatatatggcaaaaacacttttcctgtaggagactgtttttccttggttgtttgattcatcctgggtttgattgctcttcggatttcatttctggagtagccatttgcctaaagtgcgtggtttagatgattaatttcctcattgagaaagtgcggctcacatatccgtcttgcacgatccactaatgttttcattatgcccgacagaaaagaggcaatacagcctggaaaacccacaacaaccatcattaaaAATAGTCCAAAATGCAAAATACTTATTTGTGAGGCTTACAGAAAGTTGACTTGTTGGGGACTCTTAACAGAAGTGGGGTTCAAAGAAGGAACATCTTCAGAAAGTGTATTGAATTGAAGTTGGGAAGTCCTTTGATGGTCTCCTCTGTgtctggtggggggaagggtctTGCTTTGCTTTGTCTTCAGAGGTTTGCTGTGAGTGTTGACGTCACTCTGGAAAGTGTGCCCGCCTCCTGCCGTAGCTCTGAGTTGATGGTTTTGTTATGTCTTCTTTTAGATCAGAATGAAGAGTCACTAAACTCTGATGTACCTGGGGCTGCAAAATCAAACAGGTGAGGAGGTTAGTTGGGTGGATCACAGCCCATTATTTCTCCACTGTATatctgtggtgtgtgtgtttcgGTGGGGATAATCTCTCTTGAGATTGTTTTCTCTAGAAAACAGCTGGAAGGGGGAACGCTGACTGGAGGCTTTTTCATGGAGCATGCTAGTTCTGTGATATAGTCGAAAgtaagagacaaagtttttttgtAGATGCCTTGAAAATAGACTGGGCCATCCTGATAAAAATGCAGGTAATGTCCAACATGCTTAGAACTGCAGGGCTTGCAGTGGTATGTCAGATGGGTGCCAAGCAAAAACATCAATTTTATGACCTCGGAGAAAGCTTAATGCAGAGTGGACCATTGGCATGCCGGCTGCAGGATCTGTAGTGCTGGGGGAGAAGAGCTGCCCGTGGCTGGCTGCAGAATCTGAAGTGGCAGGAGCAGGAAGCTCAGTGGGCAGTTGGGCAGGCTCTGTCCAGGAGTGCGTCTTCAGTCTTGCTTCAGCTTTTTGCTGTATCCCAGACAAAGGCCAGAGGCAGTTGACAGAAGTAGACCTGAGCAccagaagagtcctgctggatcagacccgtgCGGCCTCTGGTCCAGCATTCAGTTTCGTGCAGTAGCCAGCCAGTTGCTGCTGAAGGGCCAATAGGCAGAGTTTCgtgagaggccaaggcctttgACTGGTGTTGCCTTCTGGCCCTGGCAtgcagaggtttgctgcctctaagAACAGAGATCCCCTTCAGTGGTGGGTAACCACGGTTGGATCTTTTCTTCTCCGTTTAATCTGTCTGATCACCTTATAAAACCCTCTGTGCTAGTGGTCATTGTCCACGGGCTGCaaattccacagtataattaaGGAGTGAAATTAAGCAGTAGCTGGCATACCTTGTCAAAAGGCTTTTCAAAGTGCAAGTATAAAATAAAGTCTACCGGTTCATTAACTTGCTCAGAGTACGCCAagaggttggtgaggcaggacttccctttgagAGAAGCCGTGCTGACTTTCCTCAGCAAACCTTGTTCCTCGGTGTGCTCAATAATCCTGTCCTTGATAATTGAACTGATAATGGGCTCACACACGGTCTGCATATGCTGCAGCTttcatttctgtctgtctttctagtTCAGAAGCTGTGAAGCACCAGAAAGCGAAGCATTTGCCAGAATGGTCCCCACCCAGGAGGGGCCGCCTTGACTCTCCAGGTGGCAAAAACCATCCCAGAACTGCTGGTGGGAGCCAAGAAGAATACTTTCCAGATAAGCATTTAACCCGCCAGAGGCAGCCGGTTACCTCTGATCTATCCCCACCCAGGAGGAAAACACATGATTCTGATACCAGCCTGTTGCCACCACGGAAGCTGGCGTCGTCCCCTCCTGGGCTGAGAAAGCAAGGCAAGGCCCGAGGCAGGTGGACTCGTTGAAGGCGCTGGGCAGTGGAGTGTGAACTACACCTTCATTCGCTTGAATAAGGGCCCTGTCTCGTATGGCCCTGTGTTCAAGTATTTGCAACCTCTCTCTTGACAGGCTCTTCTCTGGCCACTAAAAAGTGCCAGCGACATGATTCCCAGTCTGATTCCAGTTCTCCTCCGCCAAGGACGAGCCCCCCAGACTCCTCGGATTCAGACCTTTCTCCTGCACGGCCTGTTTGCAGTGGACGGTTGCAGAGTTCTTCTCCTGACCTTTCTCCTCCTAGAAGGAACCGGGGCAGGTCTTCAGACTCAGATTTGTCTCCTCCCCGAAAAGGTCGGGATGTGGGACAGAAGTCCTGTAGGTCAAGAAGCCCACCTGACCTCTCACCCCTGCGGCGGACCAAAGACTCcaaaggaaagggagctgctGAGCGGGTAAGTGCTCTGCTCTTCTGCGTCCAGCTGACTTTTCCTCCAGCTGAAAGCCTGAAGCAGTTTTGGGGCACATCCAGCATAGCCTTGGGACACATCGGGGATTAATGACAGGGGTGCCATGCCTAAGGCGTGCTTGGAGGAGCCATCCCATGTGGAAATTGGGGTGCCAGTCACGAACTAGATGGTTATATTCCTTTTGGGTTGTATGTAGGTCCCTCAGATGCTGTCGGGCGGCAAAGCAGGCTTGGTGTCAGCTGACCTCCTAagaagggaaaggcaggagctGCAGAAGCAGGCTAGGAGCAGCAGGCACTTGGAAGGTGAGAGCAGGGTGCTGCGTGCCAGTgtggatgggtggggctgagctgggGAGTGTCTCTTGTCTCTTGTCCAGGACCACAGCTGTGGGAGAGGGGGGTTGCAGCCCCACTCTCACCCAGGGAGGGAAGGCCATCTCACTGGGACCCACACCGTCCCTCTCTTGGGTGTCCCGGTGAGGCAGGGCAGGTGGTGGTTTCTGGGAGGAGATGTTAGGCTGTAACGGTGATCAGGGCCAGTCTGGTGCTCTGGACAGGCCCCCCTGGGCAGGAGTGAGGAGTGGCCGGGGTGGCGTTTTCTCACAGGCCTGGGAGGAACGTATGTGAAGGGGGGTCAGGGGATCCTTTGGGTTGGTCATGGGACGACACCTGGTGTTGTCGAACGCCTTTCCCGCAGAGGCTTGTCTGGCCTCATCTTCTCCCCCTTTCGGAGGGGGACCTAAAAGGTCCAGTGAAACACAAATCCCCTTAGAGCAGGAGTAGATATAATCCCCAGCACCCAGGCACCCTGGAGGGTTCTCTCTGCACGCAGGGCCATTTTTGCCCTGGGGTCAAGGCAAGGGGGCACCAGtgctgggctcagcttgctcCTGGTACACTGGGCCCAGGCCCAGGTTATTTTCTTAGTTTGTCCCTTGCCTTTATCtccagtggcttacatcattctcctttcttctgttttatcctcacaacaatcctgtgaggtaggttaggctgagagggtgtgagtgtCCTGGTGTCACCCAAGCTAGCTTCCCtgccagagtagggattcgaacctggctctcccagatgctagtccagcCCTCCAACCACTGCACTGCTCTGGGTCTCTTGTATCTCCCTCTCTTTTGTTTGCAGCCACACCAACATTTTCACTGGTAGGCACTGGGTGGGAGGAGTTGGGCACTTGCGCCAAAAAGCCTTGCTTGTCTGTGAGTTGGGGGTTTATCTGCCACTGTTTTGTGTCTGATAAGGGGATGTTAGTCCATAAAAGTTTCTGGTGTAATATATGCATTAATTTTTCAAGTGCCACAAGATGTGGTTGTTCTGGCAGCAATTTATTCTCTCAGCTACCACTCTGAAATCtgttttgttgtgtttttattAAATGAAtctgggtgtttttttaaaaataatctgtcTTACGGAGTGCTTGGCACGGCATTTGTTGAAACGCAGTATATTAAAATAGTAAATATAGTACCAGTTAAATTAATGGAATGTAGATGCAGCTTCCTATGCTGCCCTGTGAAGTTTGCTCACCGTCTCCAAGAGCAGAAATAGCTGCTAGCATAATTGTACTAGAAGATCATCTCCAGCACCCAAAGGACAATTCTGCAGCCCAGCAAGCCAAACTTGCCAGAAGCAGAAAAAATTCTGCCAGTGACACGCATGCACAAATATTGATTAACGTGGTGGCATGTCATTGTGCAATGCTCTAATGTGGCTGGCGTGAATGTATCTTTCTGCAGATGAATCACAACATGCAGCAACTGTTTTCCGGGACAAGTCAGGCCGTAAGAGGGACCTGAAGCAAGAACGGCTGGATCAGCACAAGGCGGCTCAGGAAAAATCTGAGCGAGACGAGCAGTATGCCAGATGGGGCAAGGGGTGAGCCGGCTGGTCCTTGGAATTCTTGCCTCTACTCCCTTTTCTTGTCGGGCCTAGTAATTGCGGGGAGGGGGCAGCTGTGCAAACCCGCTCCTTGCAGGTGGCGCCTTGGCTTCTCTTTTGCAGTTTGCCCTGCATTCTCCAGGCAGCGAACGCAGACATTCCAGCCCCCTGACTTTGCTCTGTGTTGCCTCCTGTTGCCTCCTGCAGGCTTgcccagagcaggcagcagcaacAGAACGTGGAGGATGCAGTGAAGGAGATGCACAAGCCGCTGGCTCGGTACATTGATGACCAGGACTTGGATCAGATGCTGCGGGAGCAGGAGCGAGAAGGGGACCCCATGGCCAACTTCATGAGGAAGAGAAAGAGCAAGGAAAGGAGAGATCGGAATGGTGAGCGTTTGGCCAGGGCTTGCTGGGAGGGAGGGTGGAGACAGGCCGTTGCTAGGGCTGTGGTGCCTGCTGAGGGCAAGGAGTGGCACCCTCTGTACGGGAGGGAGGGCTCCAGAGAGGTGCAAGCAATTTTGCTGCAATTCCTTCTACCAAACTGGAATTACAGTATCTTCCCCACTTCTGGCAGCGGTGGAAGAAAAGACTATGTGAGAACAGTGTGCCACGGGTTCCTGGGAAGGGAAAGGTGCAAACTTCAAGCTCCCTTCCCACCTCTTTCTCTGTCCCTCTCTGAACTGCTCCTGACTTGCACGTTCTACTTCGACTGTCTGTCTAACTAGAAGGGCTAGAAGGTTGCTTTCCAGAAGGAGGCTATAGTCCAAGGTGCCTGTGCTAGAGAGGCAGCTTGGTTCCCAACATGTCTGTCCTCTGATTCTTGGCTATtggctggggaagggggattATTTTGGGATAGCTGCTCCCCTCACTGCCTCCCTTGATAAACTGATATTTTATCAGCgctgtttaatatttatttactgttttGAGTCTGAGGAGGCAAGGCAACATAGAAACATTGTAAATAAAGCATTTACATAtcctctggtttctcttcagatcgcatatgGTCACTTGTTATAAAATTGTAAGCCTCTTCTGCGGCCAAGTTCTGATGGAGAGTGTACATTGTAAATGTTCTAGCTATAAATAACAGAATAAAATGTTCGTTTACGTATGGAATTAGAAGTGAGCCAAATTAGATTTTGCGCTCATACTTGGGCTGGCAGGTGTGGAGTAGGAGTGTCGGGCTGATATGAACAAAATGATGAGGGTTTTTTGTCCTCCCAGAAAAGCCAAGGTACAGCGGACCAGCCCCACCCCTCAACCGGTTTAACATCTGGCCCGGGTATCGCTGGGATGGTGTTGACAGGTAAGGCTGGCATTCGGTTtgtgctgttttatttatttaagaacgTTATTTATGGTCTGCATTTCTCAGtgaaactcaaggcaggttaAGCAGTGTAGGTCAATTTGATTAGCAGAATGGGACATCCAGTGAACAGTGCAATAGGGTTTGGAATGCAGAAATCTAAAACAGCTGAAAGAAAGCAAAAGCGTTTAAACATGCTGCATCAGAACTGCAGAAATTACACAGTAGGGGAGCATGCTTACAACAGCAGACAGAGCACCACGTACGCCCACAGTCCCCGCCCCTTTACCAAGACATCTTTATGAACCGCTTCATTACAGCATAGCCTTATTACCcgggtaaaaaagccctcctgagtaatttGGTTGTGCAGAGCTTGGGGGAACCCCCGGGCTTCTCTGATGGATGGTTCTGAGTTTTCTAGGTTGTGTCTTGCCCTGAACTGGGTTCTGGGATTTTAGAGCAAGTTGGGGTTGTACCTTGGAGCCTGTCCAGTGCCCCTAaacattccccccttcccctgcccgaGTTCCTTGCAGACCTTTTTGCTGCTGTCTCCATTTCTGCAGGTCTAACGGCTTTGAGCAGAAACGCTTCGCCAGAATTGCTAGTAAGAAGGCCGTGCAGGAGTTGGCGTATAAGTGGAGTGTTGAAGACATGTGAATGGCCACTCTCGAGATGCAAGAGAACCTCCTGCAGCCCCCTGCAGTGGCACCATCCCTGATAGCTAGGATTAAAGGCATTCCGCT
Above is a genomic segment from Eublepharis macularius isolate TG4126 chromosome 14, MPM_Emac_v1.0, whole genome shotgun sequence containing:
- the BUD13 gene encoding BUD13 homolog → MAAAEGLSKAEYLRRRYLEPGGAEAEAEAAKKRRRRKRPKERPGGMRIVDDDVSWKSISNEQGKEEEEELEDGDLPMVAEFIDERPEEVKWMEEFRTSNKWKLLGNQNEESLNSDVPGAAKSNSSEAVKHQKAKHLPEWSPPRRGRLDSPGGKNHPRTAGGSQEEYFPDKHLTRQRQPVTSDLSPPRRKTHDSDTSLLPPRKLASSPPGLRKQGKARGSSLATKKCQRHDSQSDSSSPPPRTSPPDSSDSDLSPARPVCSGRLQSSSPDLSPPRRNRGRSSDSDLSPPRKGRDVGQKSCRSRSPPDLSPLRRTKDSKGKGAAERVPQMLSGGKAGLVSADLLRRERQELQKQARSSRHLEDESQHAATVFRDKSGRKRDLKQERLDQHKAAQEKSERDEQYARWGKGLAQSRQQQQNVEDAVKEMHKPLARYIDDQDLDQMLREQEREGDPMANFMRKRKSKERRDRNEKPRYSGPAPPLNRFNIWPGYRWDGVDRSNGFEQKRFARIASKKAVQELAYKWSVEDM